In Oryza sativa Japonica Group chromosome 2, ASM3414082v1, the following are encoded in one genomic region:
- the LOC4329888 gene encoding protein HHL1, chloroplastic, whose protein sequence is MEVVGGVSSLSASSPAPARARLRQLSPGEASGGGSFLLMRTAPRSRLQAAARPARRAALVVEARGRGWSDRRSQQQRMPQLPKIEDDGNPRFVIFIRTANVYFWYPLNIVTGGTTAKIMLAAKDNFLGKYIYKDTLARNLAAVIYKDEDDIIDTAKEQYRVLKTDNEFRYGYKVVENGNLRSALTTSNVIELPKKEELKTVVDKVKDFFGDVTSGAKESFAQITGSVSAEAEAPVEEEKPWVKRRNERKRKQKEKQNQKQGIKTES, encoded by the exons ATGGAGGTGGTGGGCGGCGTGTCGTCGCTGAGCGcgtcttcgccggcgccggcgcgggcgcggctgcGGCAGCTGTcgcccggcgaggcgagcggcggggggAGCTTCCTGCTGATGAGGACGGCGCCGAGGAGCaggctgcaggcggcggcgaggccggcgaggcgggcggcgctggtggtggaggcgagggggagggggtggtcGGACCGGCGGTCCCAGCAGCAGCGCATGCCGCAGCTGCCCAAGAtcgaggacgacggcaaccCGCGCTTCGTCATCTTCATCCGCACCGCCAAT GTGTACTTCTGGTACCCGCTCAACATCGTCACCGGCGGCACGACGGCGAAGATCATGCTCGCGGCGAAGGACAACTTCCTCGGAAAGTACATCTACAAGGACACGCTCGCCAGGAACCTTGCCGCTGTCATCTACAAA GATGAGGATGACATAATAGACACAGCAAAAGAGCAGTACAGGGTGCTGAAGACCGACAATGAGTTTCGATATGGCTACAAAGTTGTG GAGAATGGGAACCTGAGGTCTGCGCTGACGACAAGTAATGTGATCGAA CTCCCAAAGAAAGAAGAGCTCAAAACTGTGGTTGACAAGGTGAAGGACTTCTTCGGCGACGTAACCTCTGGCGCCAAAGAGTCGTTTGCGCAGATTACAGGATCTGTCAGCGCAGAGGCAGAAGCGCCAGTGGAGGAAGAGAAGCCCTGGGTGAAGAGGCGAAACGAGAGGAAGCGGAAACAGAAGGAGAAGCAGAACCAGAAGCAGGGGATCA AAACGGAGAGCTGA
- the LOC107275383 gene encoding putative cyclin-F2-1, with the protein MDYLYLDDADADVEAMLREIAAAVAANGPGGAAAGDETDGSYCAGERCACAAWTYDADLYASLRAMEMAAGERSSPDYMTAVQRGRVDPWTRASLVAWMEGITRGHAGLAAGTLHRAVAYVDRYQSVRPLEAVSHRLLALLGATAVFVAAKYEGDLPEERLSAGDAAAGAGAGGLAIARSEVLDRELDLLDALGYRLGRPTAHTFADHFLARYGYSGGDAVHAVAHHLADLTLLDRRSLRIPPSVVAASAVYLARYAATTLADAGLPPPLPWEDDGLEAVTGYSVVYLARCMEEMYDVHEMASLWPGYDEMKSRFAIDYLLLPCRLVVPLVLM; encoded by the coding sequence ATGGATTATCTCTATCTGGATgatgccgacgccgacgtcgagGCTATGCTCCGGGAGatcgcggccgccgtcgccgccaatgGTCCCGGCGGAGCGGCTGCTGGCGACGAGACGGACGGGAGCTACTGCGCCGGCGAGAGATGCGCCTGCGCGGCGTGGACGTACGACGCCGACCTGTACGCCAGCCTCCGGGCCATGGAgatggccgccggcgagcggtCGTCGCCGGACTACATGACCGCGGTGCAGCGCGGCCGGGTCGACCCGTGGACGCGCGCGTCGCTCGTGGCGTGGATGGAGGGGATCACCCGGGGGcacgccggcctcgccgccggcacgctccaccgcgccgtcgcctacGTCGACCGCTACCAGTCGGTGAGGCCCCTGGAGGCGGTGAGCCACCGCCTGCTCGCGCTGCTCGGCGCCACGGCCGTCTTCGTCGCGGCCAAGTACGAGGGCGACCTCCCCGAGGAGAGGCtgagcgccggcgacgccgccgccggcgccggcgccggcgggctcgCCATCGCCAGGAGCGAGGTGCTCGACAGGGAGCTCGACCTGCTCGACGCGCTCGGGTACAGGCTGGGCCGCCCCACCGCGCACACCTTCGCCGACCACTTCCTCGCCAGGTACGGCTactccggcggcgacgccgtgcaCGCCGTGGCGCACCACCTCGCCGACCTCACGCTGCTCGACCGCCGGAGCCTGAGGATCCCGCCGTCCgtcgtggcggcgtcggcggtgtaCCTCGCGCGGTACGCGGCCACCACCCTGGCAGATgccgggctgccgccgccgctgccgtgggAGGACGACGGGCTGGAGGCGGTGACGGGATACAGCGTCGTGTACCTGGCACGCTGCATGGAGGAGATGTACGACGTGCATGAGATGGCGTCATTGTGGCCGGGTTACGACGAGATGAAGAGCAGATTCGCCATTGACTACCTGTTGCTTCCTTGCAGACTTGTGGTGCCCTTAGTCTTAATGTGA